GTCGTGCTGCCGGCGGGCGAGGGCGGGATCGCGCTCGACGCGCTGATCGTGCCACGCGCCACTGACCCCCTACCGAAGGAGCCCTCATGACGCGTTTCACAACCCTCGTGCGCCGGCGCATCGCGCTGCTGGCGCTGGGCGCCGCGCTGCTGCCGTCGGGCGCCGGTGCCCAGGACTACCCGGCGAAGCCGATCCGCATGGTGGTGCCCTTCGCGCCCGGCGGCACGACCGACGTGCTGGCGCGCATCGTCGCGGAGAAGCTGCAGCAGGTGCTGAAGCAGCCGGTCGTCGTCGATTCCAAGCCTGGTGCCAACGGCATGCTCGGCGGCGACACGGTGGCCAAGGCCGCGCCGGACGGCTACACCATCCTGCTGACGGTGGCGAGCGCCCAGACGCTGAACCCCAGCCTCTACAAGATGCCGTACGACCCGCTGAAGGACCTCGCGCCCATCAGCCAGGTGATCAACGCGACGGTGCTGATGGTGGTCAACTCCTCGGTGCCGGTCAAGACGGTGCAGGAGTTCGTCGAGCTCGCCAAGGCGCAGCCGGGCAAGCTGAACTACGCCTACGGCACCAGCGGATTGCAGCTGTTCGTGGAGACCTTCAAGGCGGCCACCGGTACGGACATCGTTGCGGTGCCGTACAAGGGCACCGCGCCGCAGCTGTCGGCCGTGCTGAGCGGCGAGGTCGCGATGACGATGGACCCATTCACCGCCATCCCGCACATCAAGACCGGCAGGCTGCGCCCGCTCGCCGTGATGTCGGCCAACCGCTTCCCCAGCCTGCCCGACGTGCCCAGCATCACCGAGGCCGGCTACCCCGGCGTCGAGCTCAACTCGTGGCTCGCGCTGTACGCGCCGGGGGCGACGCCCAAGCCGATCATCAAGACGCTGCACGAGGCGATCGTGAAGATCGTCGCCATGCCCGACGTGCGCGAGCGGCTGCTCTCGCTGAACTACGTCCCGGTGGGCGGCACGCCTGAGCAGCTGATGCGCCTGTCGGTCGAGGAGACCGCCAAGTGGGCCAAGGTCGTGAAGGACACCGGCTTCAAGATCGACTGACACCCGAAGGAGATCGCATGGACTTCCGACTCACGCCCGACCAGGCCGCCGCCCGCGAGATGGCCATGGACTTCGCGCGCAAGGAGATCGCCCCGAACTGGCGACGGCGGGAGGCCGAGGGCGTGTTCCACCGCGACCTGATCGAGAAGATGGCGGCCGCCGGCATGTTCGGCTGCCTGTTTCCCGAGGAGTACGGCGGCAACGGCATGGGCTTCGTCGCCCAGGTGCTCATCATGGAAGAGATGATGCGCGCCTCGATCGAGAGCGGCATGCCCTTCAACAACCAGGGCGTCAACGTGCCGATGGCGATCTACCGCTTCGGCACCGAGGCGCAGAAGCGCAAGTACGTGCCGGCGCTGCTTTCGGGCAAGACCATCGGCTGCTTCGCGCTGACCGAGCCCGGCGGCGGCTCCGACGCCGCGGCCATGAGGACGCGCGCGGTGCGCAAGGGCGACCGCTATGTGCTGAACGGCAGCAAGATGTGGATCACCCTGGGCTCGGTGGCCGACCTGATCCTGCTGTTCGCCAAGACCGATCCGGACAAGGGGCACGCCGGCGTGTCGGCCTTCCTGGTCGAGACCAAGGACCTCGCCGGCTTCGGCGCCAAGGCGATCGAGGCCGACATCGGCACCCGCTGCATTCCCACGGCCGAGCTCTCGTTCCAGGACGTGGAGATCCCGGCCGACAGCCTGCTCGGCGAGGAAGGCCAGGGCTTCAAGCTCGCGATGAGCACGCTGCACTACGGCCGCGTGTGCGTGCCGGCGCGCGGCCTCGGCATCGCGCAGGCCTGCCTGGACATGGCGGTGCAGTACGCCAACGACCGCGTCGCCTTCGGCAAGAAGATCGGCGAGTTCCAGGCGGTGCAGCACACCATCGCCGAGATGCTGGCGCAAACCGAGGCGGCGCGGCTGCTGATCTACCGCGCGGCCGCCAAGGCCGAGCTGGGCGAGACCTTCGGCCGCGAGGCGTCGATCGCCAAGTACTTCGCCGGCGAGGCGGTGATGAACGTCACCGAGAAGTGCCTCGAGATCCACGGCGGCTTCGGCTTCGCGCGCGAGTTCCCGGTGTTCCGCTACTTCACCTGCGCGCGCGTGATGCGCACCGGCGAAGGCTCCGCCAACATCCAGAAGAACCTGCTCGGCATGGACGAGCTGGGCTGGAAGAAGATCGATCGCCACCCTGCCTGAGGAGGCCGCATGACCTACGAAACCATCCAGTACGAGCTGCGCGACGGCATCGGCGTGCTCACGCTCAACCGCCCGCGGCAGCGCAACCCGCTCAGCGTGCAGATGCGCGACGAACTGGCCTCGCTGATGCCGGAGCTCGCGCACGACGCGTCGCTGAAGGCGCTGATCGTCACCGGCGCCGGCGACAACTTCTGCGGCGGCGGCGACATCTCCGGCATGCGCAAGCCGGTGACTGCGCGCACGCCGTCCGAGGGGCGCAACACCATCCGCGACGTGCAGGCGTGGCTGCCGCAGTTCGTCGGCCTGGAGAAGCCGGTGATCGCGGCGGTCGACGGCGTCTGCTACGGCGCCGGCTTCAGCCTCGCGCTGGCGGCGGACTTCATCGTCTGCACGCCCGCGCGCGCTTCTGCCAGGCCTTCGTGCGCGTCGGCCTGGTGCCCGACTTCAGCGCCATCTACCTGCTGCCGCGCACCGTCGGGCTGCACAAGGCCAAGGAGCTGATGTTCACCGGCCGCGTGGTCGATGCCGACGAGGCGAAGTCGCTGGGCATCGTGTTCGAGATCCACGAACCCGAATCGCTGATGTCGGCCGCGATGGCGATCGCCGGCCGTTTCCGCGAGGCGCCGACAGAGACCATCGGCGTCACGAAGACGCTGCTCAACCAGTCGTTCCAGAGCGACGAGCGGCTGATGGGCGAGTTGGAGGGCTTCGCCTCCTCGACCGTGAAGACGCTGCCTTACCACCAGGAAGCCGTCGAGCGCTTCCTGGCCAAGCAGCCGCCGCGCTTCGACTGGGACCGGCTGGCCGGCGAAGACATGACCCGTTGATGGAGTTGATTCGATGATCGACCTGAGTTCCCGTATCGACGCGCTGAGCGACGACGAGCGCATGGTGCGCGACGCCGCGGCTGCCTATTCCTCGCGCGACCCCGAGTACCGCCGCGTGCGCGACCTGCGCGGCCAGTCGCCGAGCTACGACCGTGCCGCGTGGCGCGAACTGGCCGAGATGGGCTGGACCGGCTGCCGGCTGCCCGAGAGCGTCGGCGGGATGCAGCTCGGCTTCGCGCAGCTCGCGCTGCTGCTCGAGCAGCACGGCCGCGCGCTCGCGTCCGAGCCGCTGACCGCGGCGGCGCTGTTGGCCGGCGGCGCGCTGCTGGCCGGCGACAACGAGCCGCTGAAGCAGGAGTGGCTGCCCCGCCTGGCCGCCGGCGACTGGACACCGACGCTCGCCTGGCAGGAAGCCGCCGGCAGCCAGTCGGTGCAACCTAGTGCCACGCGGGCGACGCAGCGCGAGGGCCGCGCCGTGCTCGACGGCCGCAAGTGCTTCGTGCCGATCGGCGAGACCGCCGACGCCTTCATCGTGTCGGCCGCTGCGGCCGACGGCTGCGCGCTGTACCTGGTGGACCGCGATGCGCCGGGCCTGGCCATCAGCACGCAGACGCGCGTCGACGGCGGCACCTGGAGCGAGCTGACGCTGAAGGCGGTGCCCGCGCGTGCCGTGGTCGCGAGCGCGAAGGTGGCGGCGGCTGCGCTCGAGCGGGTGCTCGACGAAGGCCGACTCGCCGCCAGCGCCGAGTTGCTCGGCGTGATGGGGCGGGCGCTGGAGATCACCGTCGACTACATCAAGGTGCGTGAGCAGTTCGGCAAGCCGATCGGCAGCTTCCAGGCCTTGCAGCACCGTGCGGTCGACATGTTTGTGCTGGTGGAGCTGTCGCGGGCCGTGTTGCGCCAGAGCGCGCAGCGCTTCGACGCCGCCGAGGACCCCGGCGAGCGTGCGCTCGCCGCCAGCCAGGCCAAGGCGCGCTGCTCCGACGCCGCATTGAAGGTCGCCAAGGGCTGCGTGCAGCTGCAAGGCGGCATCGGCTACACCGACGAGTGCAACATCGGGCTGTTCCTCAAGCGGGCGATGGTGCTCGCCGCCTGGCTGGGCGACGCGTCGACGCACCGCCGCCGCTACGGCGAGCGTGCCGGCGACCCAAGCGAGGAGGTCGAGTCCAGCGATCCGCTGCGCCGCGAGGTGCGCAGCTTCCTGACGGCGAACTTCCCGCCCGAGTGGCGCTTCCCGGCCACGCGCATGGGCATCAAGGACACCCTGTCGTGGCAGCGCAAGCTGGCCGAGAAGGGCTGGGCCGCGCCGGGCTGGCCCACCGAGCACGGCGGCATGGGCCTGTCGGCCTATGACCAGCTCGCGATGGCCGAGGAGTTCGACCGCCACGGCGTCTCGATCGCCACCAACATGGGCATCACGATGCTCGGGCCGCTGCTGATCCGCTACGGCTCCGAGGACCAGAAGCGCAACTACCTGCCGCGCATCCTGGCCGGCGACCTGCGCTGGTGCCAGGGCTATTCCGAACCGGGGGCGGGCTCCGACCTCGCGGGCCTGCGGACCAAGGCCGTGCTCGACGGCGACGAGTTCGTCGTCAACGGCCACAAGATCTGGACCTCGTTCGCGCACGAGGCCGACATGATCTTCATGCTGGTGCGCACCGACCCGCAGGCGAAGAAGCAGGAGGGCATCAGCTTCTTGCTCGCCGACATGAAGAGCCCTGGCATCACGGTGCGGCGCATCCGCAACCTCACCGGCAGCTCGGAGTTCTGCGAGGTCTTCTTCGACAACGTGCGGGTGCCCAAGCAGAACCTGGTGGGCGGCCTCAACCGCGGCTGGACGATGGCCAAGTCGCTGCTCGGCAGCGAGCGCATCATGATCGGCAACCCGCGGCTCGCGAAGTACCCGCTGCAGCTGCTGCACCGCCTGATGAAGTCGCGCGGCCTGCTGGAGCAGCCGGCGATGCGCGCGCGCTACGACGAGCTGCGGCTCGACGTCGAGGACCTGGGCGCGTCGTTCGTGCGCATGGCCGAGGTGCTGCGCCGCGGCGACGAGCTGGGCGCCGAGGTGTCGATGCTGAAGATCTGGATCACCGAGGCGATGCAGCGCGTGACCGACCTGCTGCTCGAGGTGGGCGCCGAGGGTGCAACGCTGGATGTGCCGACGGTACTGGCCGACGGCACGCAGATGCACACCGCGAACCAGTACTTCGCATCGCGCCCGGCCACCGTCTACGGCGGTTCCAGTGAGATCCAGCGCAACATCCTCGCCAAGGCGATGCTGGAACTGCCGGGCTGAATGCTGCACCCGCACCGGCGCGCATGGCGCGCGCGGGTCGCCGCGGACGTTCACTGCGCCTTGAAGCCGGTCTCCTTGACGATCCTCGCCCAGCGCGCCGTCTCCGCGGCAATCGCCGCGGCGAATTGCTCGGGCGTGTCGCCGACCGGCTCGTAGTTCAGCGCGGCCAGGCGCTCCTTCACGTCCGGCATCGCGACGATCTTCACCATCTCCGCATGCAGGCGGTCGATGATCGGACGCGGCGTCCCGGCAGGCGCCATCAGGCCGACCCAGGAGCTCAGCTCGACGCCGCGCACGCCGGCCTCGACCAGCGTCGGCACTTCGGGCAGCACGGTCGAGCGCGTGTTCGACAGCACGGCCAGCGCGCGCAGCTTGCCGGCCTTGACCTGCTGCACGGCCGTGAACGGATCGATCGTCATCGCCACCTCGCCGGCGAGCACCGCCGCGAGCTGGGGTCCGGTGCCCTTGTAGGGGATCGCGACGATGTGGGTGCCGGTGGCCTTCTTGAAGCTCTCGCCGACGAGCTGGATCAGGCTGGTGCCGGCGGCGAAGTCGTACTTGCCGGGGTTGGCCTGGGCCAGCCCGATGAACTCCTGGATCGTCTTCGCCGGCACCGACGGGTGCACCACGATCATCGTGTTCAGCGCCGCGAAGTTGCTGATCGCCACCAGGTCCTTCTCCGCGTCGTAGGGCAGCTTGTAGAGGTTGGGCGCCAGCGTCTGCGCGCTGCCGACCGTCATCAGCAGCGTGTAGCCGTCGGGCGGCGACTTGGCCACCACGTCGGTGCCGAGGATGCCGTTGGCGCCGGCCTTGTTGTCGGGCACCACGCTCTGGCCCAGTGACTGGGTCAGCTTCTGCGCGACGATGCGCGCGAGCACGTCCGACGCGCCGGCGGGCGCGAACGGAATCACCAGCCGGATCGGCTTGGAGGGCCAGGTGTCGGCCCGGGCCGCTACGCCCGCCAGCATGCAGGCGCCACCCAGCAGGGCCTCGCGTCGTTTCGACATCGTCATTGCACCTTGAAGTTGGTCGCCTTTACCGCCTTCGCCCACTTGGCGGTGTCGGCGACGATCAGCTGCATGAACTGCTCCGGCGTGGTGCCCGCCGGCTCGTAGTTCAGCGCGGCAAGCCGTTCGCGGAAGTCGGGCGTCGCGACGATCTTGGTGATCTCGGCATGCAGGCGCCTGATCACCGGCGCGGGCGTGCCGGCCGGCGCCAGCATGCCGGCCCAAGCGTCGAGCTCGACGCCGGACACGCCGGCCTCCTGCAGCGTGGGCACTTCCGGCAGCAGCGACGAGCGCTTGGGCGACAGCACCGCCAAAGCACGCAGCTTGCCGCTCTTCACGTGCTGCACCGCGGTGAACGGGTCGATGGTCATGGCCGCCTCGCCGGCCAGCACCGCCGACAGCTGCGGTGCCGTGCCCTTGTACGGGATGGCCACGATGTCGGTGCCGGTGGCGAGCTTGAATGTCTCGCCGACCAGGTTGATCAGGCTCGAGCCGGTCGCGTAGTTGTACTTGCCGGGGTTCGCCTTGGCCAGCGCGATGAACTCCTGCAGCGTCTTCGCCGGCACCGACGGGTGCACCACGATCATCGTGCCGAGCGTGGCCACCATGCTGATCGGCGCCAGGTCCTTGATCGAGTCGTAGGGCAGCGGGTAGAGGCTGGGCGAGACGGTCTGCGCCCCGCCGGTGGTCATCAGCAGCGTGTAGCCGTCGGGAGCGGACTTGGCCACCGCATCGGTGCCGATGATGCCGTTGGCGCCGGCGCGGTTGTCGAGCGCCACCGGTTGGCCGAGGGCCACGGACAGGCGCTCGGCCACCAGGCGCGCCACCACGTCGGTGGCGCCGCCGGGCGCGAAGGGCACGATCATGCGGATGGGCTTGCTGGGCCAGGTATCGCTCCAGGCAGGCAGAGGAGAGAGCGCGGCGGCGGCGTTTGCGCCGGCGAGCAGGACGAGGCGGCGGCGGTGCATCGGGGTCGGCGCCTCACTCCAGCTTGATGCCGGCCTTCGAGATGATCTCGCCCCAGCGCTTGGTCTCGGCCTTGGAGTAGGCGGCGAGTTCCTGCGGCGAGCTGTGGTGCATCAGCGCGCCTTGCGCGAACAGCCTGTCGCGCATCGCCGGGTCCCGGGTGAACTTCTGGATCTCGGCGTTGAGCCGGGCGATGATGGGCGCCGGCGTGCCCGCGGGCGCCAGCAGCTGGTACCAGGTCGAGGCCTCGAAGCCGGGGATCGTTTCGGCGATGGCCGGCACGTCCGGCAGGTTCGGCATGCGCTTCGGCGACGCCGTGGCCAGCAGCTTGAGCTTGCCGCCGGTGACGAACGGCAGCGGCTGCTGCAGGCCGTCGAGCAGCAGGTGGATCTGCCCGCCGACCAGGTCAGTCAGCGCCGGGCCGTTGCCCTTGTAATGGACGTTCTGAACCGAGATGCCGGCCGCGTCTTCGAGCAGTTTCATTGCGAGGTGCGGCGAGGTGCCGTTGCCCGGCGTGCCGAAGTTCACCTTGTCCGGGTTCGACTTGGCGTAGGCGACGAACTCCTTGAACGAGTTGACCGGCAGCGACGGGTGCGACACCAGCACGTAGGGCAGGTCGACGACGCGGCCGATCGGCGTGAAGTCGCGCTCCGCGTCGTAGGGCAGCTTGGCGAACAGGTGCGGGTTGATGGTGAGCGCGCCGGTCGCCAGCAGCAGCGTGTAGCCGTCGGGCGGTGCCTTCGCGGCCGCGCCGACGCCGAGGATGGTGCTCGCGCCTGGCCTGTTCTCGACGATCACCGACTGCCCCAGGCTCTCGGTGAACTTCTGCGCCAGCAGGCGGGCCAGCGCGTCGGAGAAGCCGCCGGTGGCGTAGGGGACGATGAGCTTGATCGGCTTGTCGGGGTAGGTCTGCGCGGACGCGGACAGTGCCGTTGCGGCGAGCGTGAGCAGTGCCGCGAAACGGGCGAGGGTTCGAATGCCAAACATGAACGGTCTCCGGTCTTGTTGGAGGTGTTGCGGACTGGGCTGACGCTCACTGCTCGAGCTTGATGCCGGCCTTGGCGATGATCCTGCCGTACTGGTCGTACACGGCGCGCAGCATCTTGTCCGACTCTTCAGGCGTCGAAACGAAGGGCTCCATGATCTGCTGCGCCAGCACGTTCTTCACGTCGGGCAGCGAGAGGACACGGTTGATCTCCGCGTTGAGCTTGTTGATGATCGGCTTCGGCGTGCCGGCCGGCGCGATCACCATGAACCACACGTTCATGTCGATCTGCGGCATGCCCATCTCGGTGAAGGTCGGCACGTCGGGGAAGGCCGCGAGCCGCTTGGGCCCGGTCACCGCCAGCGGCCTCACGCGCTTGTCCTTGGCGAAGGGCAGCGTGGTCACCGGCGTGTCGAAGATGAACTGCACCTGGCCGCTCATCAGGTCGGTCAGCATCGGCGGCGTGCCCTGATACGAGATGTGGACCGCCTTGGTGCCCGTCTCCATCAGGAACAGCTCGGTCATCAGCCGCGTCACGCCGCCGCCGCCGATGGTGGCGACGTTGAACTGCCCCGGCTTGGACTTCATCAGCGAGATGAACTCGGGCAGCGTCGACGCCGGCACGGACGGGGTGACGTCCAGCAGCAGCTCGGTCTTGACCAGCGTCGCCACCGGCACGAAGTCGTTCATCGTGTCGTAGGGCAGGTTCTTCAGCAGGTGCCCGTTCGCGGCGTGCGAGTTGACAACCAGCATGATCGTGTAGCCGTCGGGTACCGACTTGGCCAGGGCCTGCGTGCCGATGATGGTGCTGCCGCCGGGCCGGTTCTCGACCAGCACCTGCTGCTGCCAGTTCTCGGTGATTTTCTCGCCGATCAGGCGGGCCACCATGCTGGTGCTGCCGCCGGGGCTGTAGGGCACGATGAAGCGGATGGGCTTGGCCGGATAGTTCTCGGCCTGCGCCGAGGCGAGGGAGGCGGCGGTGGCGGCCACGCAGGCCAGCAGGGTCTTGAGGATCGATCGCATGCTTGTCTCCGTTGTTGTCGCGGTGCCGTTCAGTGTTAGGCCTTGTACAGCTCGCCCGAGGGCTCGCCGAGCACCGTGGTGCGGTGCATGTGGCGGTGCGTGCCCGGCACCCGGTCGCGCAGCGCCTTGTGCATGACCGAGCGGTTGTCCCACAGGATCAGGTCCTGCGGGCGCCAGTGGTGGCGGTAGGTGTTTTCGGGCCGCACTGAATGCTCGAACAGGTAGCTCAGGATCGCGCGGCTTTCGTCGTGGTTCATGCCGGCGATGTGAGTGGTGATGCCTTCGCTGACGTACAGCGCCTTGCGGCCGGTCTCGGGGTGCACGCGCACCATCGGCTGCTTCACCGGCGGGTTGACCTTCTTGTGCGCCTCGGCCTTGGCCGAGTCGCGGCCCTTCTCGGTGTCGTGTATCGCCCAGGCATAGTCGTGCACCGCCTGCAGCGGTTCGATCATCTTCTTCATGCCCTCGGACAGCGTCTGGTAGGCGAGGAACATGTTCGCGAACTGCGTGTCGCCGCCCACGTCGGGAATCTCGCGGCAATACAGCAGCGAGCCCATCGCGGGGCGCAGCGTGTACGACAGGTCGGAATGCCAGTTGACGCCGGTCTCGCGCGTGTCCGACGGGCTGCCGTCGGCATTCGGCTTCGTGCTGACGATGAAGATCTCGGGGTGCTGGGGATGGCGGTACTTGAACAGCGCCGAGTGGTCGTCGAGCTTGCCGAAGCGCGCGCTGAACGCGATGTGCTGCTCGGGCGTGATGTTCTGGTCGCGCAGCAGCAGGATGCCGTTGTCGACCCACGCGCGGCGGATCGTTGCGATGTCCTCGCCGGGCAGCGGCCGCCTGAGGTCGACACCGAGGACCTCGGCGCCAATCCCGTACGAAAGTCGTCTGACGCTGATGCTCATGGTGTTCCTTCTCTTTGTCTGATGCGGTGGGCGCACGCGCCTACTCGGCCTTGGCGCCGGAGTCGCGCACGACCTTGGCCCACTTGGCCGTCTCGCTGTGGATGTGGCTTGCGAATTGCTCGGGGGTGCTGCTGCGCGGCTCCATCCCGAGGGCGGCGAAGCGTTCCTTCAGTTCGGGCGAGGCCATGACCCTCGCCGTCTCGGCGGAGAGCTTGGCGATGATCTCGGCAGGCGTGCCCGCTGGCGCGAGCAGCCCGTACCACACGCTGAGGTCGAAGCCGGGGAAGCCCGATTCGGCCACCGTCGGCACCTGAGGCTCGAGCGCCGAGGCGCTGCGCGGTGCTGATCGCCAGAAAGCGCAGCTTGCCGCTCTGCACGTGCGGCCCGGTGGTGGGCCACGCGTCGAACATCGCGTGGATGTTGCCGCCGAGCATGTCGGCCACGCCGGCCGCCGTGCCCTTGTACGGCACGTGCGTGATCTCCGCGCCGGCATGGGTCTTCAGCAACTCCATTGCCAGGTGGGTCGTGCCGCCGACCCCCGATGAGGCGTAGCTCAGCGCGCCCGGCCTGGCCTTCGCCAGGGCCACCAGCTCCTTGAGTGAATTCGCCTGCAGCGTCACGGGGACCGTGACGAACAGCGGCATCAGGCCGACCATACTGATCGGTGTGAAGTCCTTGATCGGGTCGAAGGGCAGCTTGTCGTAGAGCGCCGGGTTGACGGCCAGCGGCCCGGTGGCGCCGAACAACAGCGTGTAGCCGTCGGGCGCCGACTTGGCCGCCGCCGCGGCGGCGATGTTGCCGCCCGCGCCGGTGCGGTTCTCCACCACCATCTGCACCGACAGCGCGGCGGTCATCTTCGTCGCGATGGCGCGCGCCATCACGTCGGTGGCGCCGCCGGCCGGGTAGGGCACGATCAGGCGGATCGGCTTGTTGGGGTAGGCCTGCGCGCTGGCGATCGGCGGCATCGCGAGCATCAGCAGGGCCAGCGGCAGCGCGACGAGCCGACGGAACGGGTACATGGTCTTCTCCAAGGCCGGCTTTGGGAGGGGCTAGACGATCTGGCGCGCGGCCAGGCCGGCGAGTTCGTCGTCATCGAGACCGAGCAGGCCCTGCAGGACCTCGCGGTTGTGCTGGCCCAGCGTGGGCGGCGCGACGTGCGCCAGCTCCACGCCGGAAAAGCGCATCGGGTTGGCGATCATCGGCATGCGCCCGGCCACCGGATGCGGCACCTCGATCTGCATGCCGCGGTGCCTGACCTGCGGATCGGCAAGCGCCTGCGCGGCGTCGTTGATCGGGCCGCAGCCGACGCCCACGTTCTCCAGCGCCTCGCTCCAGTGAGCACTGTCGTGGGCGGCGAGAAGCTCCTCGAGCGCCGCGACCAGCTGCTTTCGGTTCGCCACCCGCTGCGCGTTGGCGGCGAAGCGCGGATCCGCCGCCAGTTCCAGCGCGCCGAGCACCTGGCAGAACTTGGCAAACTGCGCGTCATTGCCTACCGAGACCATGATCTGACCGCCCCGGCACGACAGCACCTCGTAGGGGGCGAGGAAAGGGCTCTCGTTGCCCCAGCGGCGAGGCACCTTACCGCTGAGCAGGTATGTCATGTGCAGGTGCGACATCATCGCGGTCTCGACGTCGAGCAGAGACGCGTCGATGTACTGGCCCTCGCCCGAGATCCGGTCGCGGTGGTGGAGCGCAGCGAGGATGGCCGAGCTCGCGTGCATCGCGGTGGCCAGGTCGACCACCGGCAGACCGACGCGCATCGGGCCGCCGCCCGGGCGGTCGTCGCGTTCGCCGGTGACGCTCATCAGGCCGCCCATCGCCTGGAAGATGGGGTCGTATCCGGCGCGTGCGCTGTAGGGGCCGGTCTGGCCGAAGCCGGTGATCGAGCAGTACACCAGCCGCGGATTGACCCGCTTGAGATCCTCGTAGGCGAGGCCGTAGCGCGTCAGCGTGCCGACCTTGTAGTTCTCGACCAGCACGTCGGCGGTGGCCGCCAGCCTGCGCACGATCTCCTGCGCTTCGGGGCGCGAGATGTCCAGCGTGACGGACTTCTTGTTGCGGTTGAACGCGAGGTAGGTGACCGACTCCAGGGTCGCTTCGCCGTTCGCGTCCTTCAGGCACGGACCGCCCATGGTGCGCGTGTCGTCGCCGCTGCCCGGGCGCTCGATCTTGATCACCTCGGCGCCATAGTCGGCCAGCGTCTGGCAGGCCAGCGGCCCTGCCAGGATGCGCGTCATGTCGATCACGCGAAGCCCGCTCAACAAGTCCTTGCTCATCGGTTTGCACTGCCTACAAGTGAGGAGGCCGATTCATCGCATTCACTGGCGACGAAATGACAACACGTTGCTACGATGGGACCCCTCATCACTTTTGCTGTGCGCAAGGAGACACGTATGTCCAATCGATCACTCGACGATCTTTCCGTCGGGGATGTCTACAAGAGCTACGGCCGCACCGTCACGGAAACCGACATCGTCAATTTCACGTGCTTGGCGGGCCTCAAGCTGCCGATCTTCATCAACGAGGAATTCGCGCGGAAGCACACGCCGTTCGGCGGCCGCATCTGCCCGGGTCTGCTGACCGCGGCGATCGCCGCGGGCATGATGGAAGAGATCCTCGGGCCGGCCACCATTGCGGCGCTGGAGCTGAACAACTTCCTGTTCAAGGTGCCGGTGCGCCCGGGCGACACGCTGCGCACCGAGATCACCGTCGAGGACAAGACCAATCTGTCGGACGGCAAGCGCGGCATCATGTTCGGGCGTGTGCGGGTGTTCAATCAGCGCGACGAAGTCGCCCTGGAATTCACCGAGAAGCTGATGATGCGGCGGGGTTCGGTGGAGCATCTGGTCTAGAGACAGAACGCGGCGCCGTCAGTCGCGGTAACTCGGATCTTCCCGGTCCAGCTTGCGCAACAGCGCCGCCCATTCCTTGCGGCCCAGCGGCACGAAGCCGTCCTTGCCGAAGATCTGCCTGCCCTGCTCGGCGCTCTTCGCGATCACCGCCTCCGGAATCGGATGGAGGCGCGAGTCGCCGGCGAGCGCCGCCACCTGCATCCGGCAGGCGCGCTCCAGCTGGTAC
The sequence above is a segment of the Aquabacterium sp. J223 genome. Coding sequences within it:
- a CDS encoding Bug family tripartite tricarboxylate transporter substrate binding protein gives rise to the protein MTRFTTLVRRRIALLALGAALLPSGAGAQDYPAKPIRMVVPFAPGGTTDVLARIVAEKLQQVLKQPVVVDSKPGANGMLGGDTVAKAAPDGYTILLTVASAQTLNPSLYKMPYDPLKDLAPISQVINATVLMVVNSSVPVKTVQEFVELAKAQPGKLNYAYGTSGLQLFVETFKAATGTDIVAVPYKGTAPQLSAVLSGEVAMTMDPFTAIPHIKTGRLRPLAVMSANRFPSLPDVPSITEAGYPGVELNSWLALYAPGATPKPIIKTLHEAIVKIVAMPDVRERLLSLNYVPVGGTPEQLMRLSVEETAKWAKVVKDTGFKID
- a CDS encoding acyl-CoA dehydrogenase family protein, with product MDFRLTPDQAAAREMAMDFARKEIAPNWRRREAEGVFHRDLIEKMAAAGMFGCLFPEEYGGNGMGFVAQVLIMEEMMRASIESGMPFNNQGVNVPMAIYRFGTEAQKRKYVPALLSGKTIGCFALTEPGGGSDAAAMRTRAVRKGDRYVLNGSKMWITLGSVADLILLFAKTDPDKGHAGVSAFLVETKDLAGFGAKAIEADIGTRCIPTAELSFQDVEIPADSLLGEEGQGFKLAMSTLHYGRVCVPARGLGIAQACLDMAVQYANDRVAFGKKIGEFQAVQHTIAEMLAQTEAARLLIYRAAAKAELGETFGREASIAKYFAGEAVMNVTEKCLEIHGGFGFAREFPVFRYFTCARVMRTGEGSANIQKNLLGMDELGWKKIDRHPA
- a CDS encoding enoyl-CoA hydratase/isomerase family protein; translated protein: MTYETIQYELRDGIGVLTLNRPRQRNPLSVQMRDELASLMPELAHDASLKALIVTGAGDNFCGGGDISGMRKPVTARTPSEGRNTIRDVQAWLPQFVGLEKPVIAAVDGVCYGAGFSLALAADFIVCTPARASARPSCASAWCPTSAPSTCCRAPSGCTRPRS
- a CDS encoding enoyl-CoA hydratase-related protein, whose amino-acid sequence is MPDFSAIYLLPRTVGLHKAKELMFTGRVVDADEAKSLGIVFEIHEPESLMSAAMAIAGRFREAPTETIGVTKTLLNQSFQSDERLMGELEGFASSTVKTLPYHQEAVERFLAKQPPRFDWDRLAGEDMTR
- a CDS encoding acyl-CoA dehydrogenase: MIDLSSRIDALSDDERMVRDAAAAYSSRDPEYRRVRDLRGQSPSYDRAAWRELAEMGWTGCRLPESVGGMQLGFAQLALLLEQHGRALASEPLTAAALLAGGALLAGDNEPLKQEWLPRLAAGDWTPTLAWQEAAGSQSVQPSATRATQREGRAVLDGRKCFVPIGETADAFIVSAAAADGCALYLVDRDAPGLAISTQTRVDGGTWSELTLKAVPARAVVASAKVAAAALERVLDEGRLAASAELLGVMGRALEITVDYIKVREQFGKPIGSFQALQHRAVDMFVLVELSRAVLRQSAQRFDAAEDPGERALAASQAKARCSDAALKVAKGCVQLQGGIGYTDECNIGLFLKRAMVLAAWLGDASTHRRRYGERAGDPSEEVESSDPLRREVRSFLTANFPPEWRFPATRMGIKDTLSWQRKLAEKGWAAPGWPTEHGGMGLSAYDQLAMAEEFDRHGVSIATNMGITMLGPLLIRYGSEDQKRNYLPRILAGDLRWCQGYSEPGAGSDLAGLRTKAVLDGDEFVVNGHKIWTSFAHEADMIFMLVRTDPQAKKQEGISFLLADMKSPGITVRRIRNLTGSSEFCEVFFDNVRVPKQNLVGGLNRGWTMAKSLLGSERIMIGNPRLAKYPLQLLHRLMKSRGLLEQPAMRARYDELRLDVEDLGASFVRMAEVLRRGDELGAEVSMLKIWITEAMQRVTDLLLEVGAEGATLDVPTVLADGTQMHTANQYFASRPATVYGGSSEIQRNILAKAMLELPG
- a CDS encoding tripartite tricarboxylate transporter substrate binding protein, coding for MSKRREALLGGACMLAGVAARADTWPSKPIRLVIPFAPAGASDVLARIVAQKLTQSLGQSVVPDNKAGANGILGTDVVAKSPPDGYTLLMTVGSAQTLAPNLYKLPYDAEKDLVAISNFAALNTMIVVHPSVPAKTIQEFIGLAQANPGKYDFAAGTSLIQLVGESFKKATGTHIVAIPYKGTGPQLAAVLAGEVAMTIDPFTAVQQVKAGKLRALAVLSNTRSTVLPEVPTLVEAGVRGVELSSWVGLMAPAGTPRPIIDRLHAEMVKIVAMPDVKERLAALNYEPVGDTPEQFAAAIAAETARWARIVKETGFKAQ